Below is a window of Myxococcales bacterium DNA.
TCGGGTGGATGGTGTAGTTCCACTCGCCGTGGAAGACGTTGGGATCGAGATTCACGAGTGCGAGGTCCTTGTCCGAGACGCGGCGACCCTTGGCGTAAGTGCGACTGTCGACTCGGCTCTTCACGAGCAGTCCGGTCGTCGTCGTCGTCGCTGCGATTAGATTGACGATGACTTGATGGGTGACCAGAGGCTTTCCGCGCCAGTTCTGGGTGATGAAGGAAAACAAGCGGTGCTCGATCTTGTTCCACTTGCTCGTTCCCGGAGGCAGATGACAGACGGTGATGGGGAAGCGCAGGTCGTCGACGAGCTTTTGTAGCTCGAGCTTCCATAGGCGCAGCCTATAGCCGTTGCTTCCACCTCCGTCCGCCGTGATCACGAGCGAGGTCGCGTTTGGATACCTCGAGGCGCCCATCTCGCTCCACCAGGTGCGGATGCTCTGCACCGCGAATTCCCCCGTGTCGTGGCTCACGCCAACGCTGACCCACGCCTCGTTCTTCTGGAGGTCGTAGATGCCGTACGGTGTGGCGCGTCCCTTTTCGTCGTCGACGAAGTCGTGCACGTTGACATCGACCGGATCTTCCTTCCCGCTGAGCTCGCGGCCGCCGTTCTTGTACGGTCCGACAAGCTCTCGTTTCTTCGTGTCCACAGAGATCGCCGGCTCGTTCGTTTCGAGCTGTCGACGGAGTGTCTCGTTGATGTGCTCAAACTGAGCGTTTCGATCTGGATGCTGCGCGCCCTCAAGCCGCTTGCGATTCGCCTGGAGACTGTAGCCGAGCTC
It encodes the following:
- a CDS encoding ISAzo13 family transposase, which encodes MTKERSRRESEIRDRYGKIKGSLTERARRLFVANEAIAFGYGGIVAASRATGMAPSVVGRGIAEVRAIENGTARHLPPTRSRRPGAGRKKATEKDPRLIPDLKKLVESTTRGDPESPLLWTARSQRNLVEALKKQGHQTSMKMVSRLLKELGYSLQANRKRLEGAQHPDRNAQFEHINETLRRQLETNEPAISVDTKKRELVGPYKNGGRELSGKEDPVDVNVHDFVDDEKGRATPYGIYDLQKNEAWVSVGVSHDTGEFAVQSIRTWWSEMGASRYPNATSLVITADGGGSNGYRLRLWKLELQKLVDDLRFPITVCHLPPGTSKWNKIEHRLFSFITQNWRGKPLVTHQVIVNLIAATTTTTGLLVKSRVDSRTYAKGRRVSDKDLALVNLDPNVFHGEWNYTIHPTVPT